The Amycolatopsis umgeniensis DNA segment GAAGGCGCGTGCCCGAAATGCAAGGGCATCGGGCTGATCTACACCGATCTGGCGATGATGGCCGGGGTCGCGACGGTCTGCGAAGAGTGCGAGGGCAAGCGGTTCACCGCCGAGGTGCTGACCTACCAGTTGCGGGGCAAGAACATCAGCGAAGTCCTCGCGATGCCTGTCGCCGAGGCGCGCGAGTTCTTCCCCTCGGGGCAGGCCCGGACGATCCTGGACCGGCTTTCCGACGTCGGCTTGGGTTATCTCGGGCTCGGGCAGCCGCTCACCACGCTGTCCGGCGGGGAACGGCAGCGGATCAAACTGGCCATCCGGATGGCGGAGAAGTCGGCGACCTACGTCCTCGACGAGCCGACGACCGGACTGCACCTCGCCGACGTCGACCAGTTGCTGGGGCTACTGGACAGGCTGGTCGACGACGGCAACACGGTGGTGGTCATCGAGCACCACCAGGCCGTGATGGCACACGCCGACTGGATCGTCGACCTCGGCCCGGGCGCCGGTGTCGACGGCGGCGAGGTCGTCTTCACCGGGACACCCGCCGACCTGGTCGCCGCCGGTGACACCCTCACGGCGCAGCACTTGCGTGCGTACGTGGGCCAGTAGCGCGCCCGGCGTCCACAGGCGACACTTCCGCTCCTTTGGCACCGGCGCGGCCTGGTGGTTCGGTGGTGTCGCGAAAGCCACTTTCGCAACCTTGAAGGTTGCGAAAGTGGCTTTCGCAACACCCCAAACATCCTGTGTGGACAGTCGAGTCACAGCACCCGGGAGCGCCCACGAACCGCTTCACGAGCAGCGACCGCACCGACAAGCCCCAGCACCCCCAGTGCGAGTACCGAAGTCACCGTCTCGACTGGCGAAGCCGCCAGCGGCGAAACCCCGGTCACCGATTCGAGCCCCACCACCGCGGTCAGCACGGCGTAAGCACCGATCGCCACCCATACCAGCCGCACGCGCCGCCGTTCCGTCCAGTCCGCGAACCGCAGCAGCCAGGCGAGTCCTGGCACGATGAGGATCGCGTGCATCGCCACCGCGTGCAGCGGCTTCAGCGCGCCGGCGGTGGTGTACGCGACCTGAGGGTTCCCGCTCCGCGCCTCGACGACGCCGCTCGCGATCATGGCCGCCCCCGCGCCGAGCGCCACCAGCAGCGCGACGAGTCCGAACCGCACCGCGAGCCGCATGCTCGGCGTCGTCTCCCCTTCGCCGCGCATCGCCGCGGCCGTGAACGAGACCGCCGTCAGGATGATGACGCCGCCGCCCGCCGCGAGCGTCGTCGACACCGCGTTGTCGAAGCCTGTCTCGAAGTTGAAATGCGACGGCACCCCGCGCCAGGCCTGCATGCTCACCAGCACCGTCTCGACGACGCTCGCCGCGATGAAGACGCCGAGCAGCACGTTCCGCACACGCGGCCGCACCGCCACGTACGACGTCGCCCAAGCGACTGTCGCCAGCGTCAGCCCGAACGACAAGCCGAAGGTTACCGCCTTCCGCATCGACAGCGGTCCGGTCCACGAACCGCCGGACGCGATCAGCACGACAGCGTGCACGACACCGCTCAGGAACAAGAGCGTCCCGGTCAGGTAAGCGACGCGCTCGATCCGCCGTAACTCCTTCATGTCGAGAGTGTCTTCCGGGACGCCGTGAAAAGCGTCGGCCGTGAAGCGACATCTCGCGTACGTCCGTTTACGTACCTGAGAGCCCCTCAGCGAGGACCGCGGTAGAGACCGATGGTCTGTTAGTCTGGCCGACATCATGCCCCGCATCCTTGTCCGCGTCGCCGCGCTGATCGCCGTTCTCGCCCTCCTCTTCGGTTTGCCGTGGTGGACGATCGTCGGCTCCCCCGAACTCCCGTCCGCGCTCGAAGTCCTCGGCACGATCGTGTTCGCCGTCGCGGCGATCGCCGTACCCGCGTGCATGGTCCTGGGCCACGGCCCGTGGCAGCGCGACCTCGCGGCGAAGATCGGCGACCTCTCCCTCGGGCTGATCTGGCTGCTGTTCTCCATGTCGGTACTCGGAAACGTGCTGCGGCTCGTGCTCGAGGTGTCCGGAGTGGACAGTGCGGCGGAAATCGTGTCCGGCGTCGTCGTGGCGGCCTTCGCGGTGCTGGCGGCGTACGGGATGGTCGAAGCGCGGCGCGTTCCGAGGCTCAAGGAACTCGACGTCGTGATCCCCCGGCTCGGCGCCGGTCTCGACGGGCTCCGCTTCGCGATCATCACCGACACCCACTTCGGCCCGCTGAACCGGACGAAGTGGTCGGAGAAGGTCGTCGAGGTGGTGAACGAACTCGACGCCGACGTCGTGGCCCACGCGGGCGACCTCGCCGACGGTTCCGTCGCCAAACGCGCACGGCAGGTCGCACCGCTCGGGAAGGTGCGCGCGAAACTCGGCAAGTTCTACATCACCGGCAACCACGAGTACTTCGGCGAGGCGCAGGCCTGGCTCGACCACATGCGCGACCTCGGCTGGGAACCGCTGCACAACCGCCACCTGCCCGTCCGGCAAGGCGGGGACACGCTCGTCTTCGCCGGGATCGACGATCCGACAGGCGCCGCCTCCGGCCTGCCGGGACACGGCCCCGACCTTCCCGCCGCACTCGACGGCGTCGCCGCGAGCACCCCGGTCGTCCTGCTCGCGCACCAGCCGAAGCAGGTCAAGCAAGCCGCCGAGGCGGGGATCGACCTCCAGATCTCCGGGCACACGCACGGCGGCCAGATCTGGCCGTTCCATCTCCTGGTCCGGCTCGATCAGCCCGTCCTGGCCGGACTTTCGCGCCACGGCGAGCGCACGCAGCTCTACACGAGCCGCGGCACCGGCTTCTGGGGACCGCCGCTGCGCGTCTTCGCGCCGAGCGAGATCACCCTCCTGACCTTGCGAAACAGCAAGTAGTCCGCTGGATGCGACGCCTTCGGGGTCGCATCCAGGCATTACCGACAATTTTTTTTGTCTTGACAACTGGAGTGTTCGGGGCGAGAGTAGGCGCAACGAACCGCCCGCTCCGAAAGGCCGAGACGATGACCATCGCCGCCACCCGAACCCCGCTCGCGATCCCGACCCGCGCCTTGCTCGCCTGCGGCGCGGTCTCGGGTCCGCTGTACTTCCTGACCTCGTTCACGCAGGCCGCCGTCCGTGACGGTTTCGACCTGACGAAGCACCCCGCGAGCATGCTGAGCAACGGCGACGCCGGCTGGATCCAGGTGACGAACTTCCTGGTCACCGGGGTCCTGATGATCGCGGGAGCGATCGGCCTGAGCCGGACGCTCGAGCCGGGCAGAGGCAGCACGTGGGGACCACGGTTACTGGGCACCTTCGGCGTCAGCCTGCTTTTCGCGGCGGTTTTCAAGGCCGACCCCGGCAATGGCTTCCCCGTCGGCACCGGCCAGGCCACCGTCAGCACCGCGGGCGTCCTGCATATGGCCGCCGGTTCGGTCGGCTTCCTCTCGCTGATCGTGGCGACCTTCGTGTTCGCGAGCCGCTTCTCCCGTGAGGGCCACCGCGGCTGGGCCGTCTACTCCCGCGCCACCGGTGTCGCGTTCTTCGCCTCGTTCGCCGGGATCAGCTCCGGCAACGCGAACGCCGTCGTGATGCTCGCCTTCTGGGCCGCCGTGCTGCTGGCCTGGGGCTGGGTCACCGCCGTCATCGTCCGTTCCGCTCGCTAGCCCGATCGAGGAGAATCCCTGTCATGAGCACCGTGACCTCGCAAGACGGCACCACCATCGCCTACACCCGCACCGGCTCCGGCCCCGCCGTCATCCTGGTCGACGGCGCGATGTGCCACCGCGAGTTCGGTCCGGCCACCCCGCTGGCCACCGAACTGGCGCCGCATTTCACCGTCTACACCTACGACCGGCGTGGCCGCGGCGAAAGCGGTGACACCGAACCGTTCTCCGTCGCCCGCGAAGTCGAGGACATCGCCGCGCTGATCAAGGAAGCGGGCGGGACAGCCCTCGTCTACGGGATCTCGTCCGGCGCCGCGCTCGCCCTCGAAGCCGCGAAAGCCGGACTCCCGATCACGAAACTGGCGGTCTACGAATTCCCGCTGGTCGTCGACGACACTCGCCCGCCGGTGCCGTCCGACTACACCGAACGGCTGGAGAAGGCCATCGCCACCGGACGGCCCGGCACCGCGATCAAGACCTTCATGCGCGAAGGCGTCCGCGTCCCGGCGCCGGTCGTGTTCATGATGCAGCTCATGCCCGCGTGGCCGAAGCTGAAGAAAGTCGCGCCGACCCTGCGCTACGACGCCGCGCTGTTCGACGGCCTGCACGACGGCACCCCGCTGCCCGAGGGCCGCTGGGCGGGCGTCTCCGTGCCGACGCTGGTCATGGACGGAGGCAAGAGCCCCGCCTGGATCCGCAACGGCGTCGCCGCGCTGGCGAAGGCCGTCCCCGGCGCCGAACACCGCACCATCGAGGGCCAGACGCATATGCTCAAGCCGAAGGCGGTGGCCCCGGTACTGATCGACTACTTCACCGGCTGACGGAGCGGTCATGCGGATCGAACTGAGCGAAGGCGACCTCACCGAACAGCGGGTCGACGTCGTGGTGAACGCCGCGAACTCGTCCCTGCTCGGCGGAGGCGGGGTGGACGGCGCGATCCACCGCCGCGGCGGGCCGGACATCCTCACCGAATGCCGGGCTCTGCGCGCGGGGCACTACGGCAAGGGCCTGAAAACCGGAGAGGCGGTCGCCACCACGGCGGGCCGCCTTCCGGCGCGCTGGGTGGTGCACACCGTCGGACCGGTGTGGTCGGATTCCGAAGACCGTTCCCCGTTGCTCGCGGCCTGCCACCGCAACTCGCTGCACGTCGCCGCCGACCTCGGCGCGCATACCGTCGCGTTCCCCGCGATCTCGACCGGGATCTTCCGGTGGCCGATCGAATCGGCCGCGGAGATCGCCCTCGAGACCGTGCTGAGCACCCTCGCGGCCGGGTCCAGTTCCGTCGAGGTGGTGCGGTTCGTGTTGTTCGAGAAAGCGAGCTACGACGTGTTCCGGGAGCAGGCGGACGCGCTCGGCATTCCCGCGGTCGGGCGGTTCACGTGACCGATGGGACGACACGTGTCGTCCATCCAGTCACGCGAGTCGTCCATCCAATCACGCGAAAGTACCGGCTCGGCTCACGAGCCCGCCTAGACACCCGCGGGCGAACTCCCCCTCTGCACCACTTCCCGCGCCGCCCCGCTCCCGTCCGCCGGAACCGCCCAGATCCCCGACTCGAGCCCGTACGCGACGGTCCGGTCGTCGAGCCACGCCGCCTGGTCGTCCACGCTCCGCGTCTCGGCCAGCAAGGTCTCCCGGCCGGAAGCCAGATCGAGTACCGCCAGCCGCCACGGCGCAGCGAGATCGGCGGAAACCCGCTTCTTGAAGGCGATCCGCTTCCCGTCCGGCGAAAGTGACGGGCATTCGACGTTCTCCCGGATCATGTTCGCGCTGAACTTCTCGTAATCCGCCTCGACGAGGTAGGTCTTCCCCTTCGTCCCCACGGTCGCGTAGAACTTCTTGCCGTCGGCCGCGAAGGTGATCCCCCAATAGTTCACGTCGGACGAGTAGTACTGCTTGCCATCGAGGAACAGCGCCATCTCCTCGACGCTCTTCAGCAGTTGCCCGCTCGACAGGTCGAGGATCCCGGCCCTGGTCGAAAACCCTGTCTCCGCATAGGAATCACCGTTGACGAACAGCGTCCAGTAGACGAGCCTGCCGTCCGGCGAGACCCGGCCCCGGCTGGGTGTGCCGGGCAGTTCGACGCGGCGGATCTCGTTGAGGTCCTTGTCCAGCACGATGACGTCGGTCACCGGCGGCAGCACACCGGGTTGCGCGGCCAGGCAGAGCGCCGTTCCCGCGGAGGCGGCGAATCGGTCGCAGCTGAGGCCCGCCACCTTTCGCGGCTGGCCGGGCGAGTCCGCCGGAACCGTGGCGAGATGCCCGAAGTCGGGGCCTTCGGCGGTGTTGCGGAACAGCAGCTGCCCCTTGGCCTGCACCGAAACCGGCTGACCCGAAACCACGGCCACGGCGTTGACGCCCGGCCCGCGGTCCCGCGAGTAGAGCCCGTAGCCGACGGCCGCCGCGATCAGGACGACGACAGCCGCCACCACACCCAGTATCCGTGTTTTCATGCGTATGTCCTCAGTGGACGGAGTACGGCGGCCGCGACGATCACGACCACCAGCGCGCCGGCGGCGACCAAGACCGCGGCGTGCAGGTCCCACGCGGTCCATGCGAGTCCGAAAAGGACGGACGCGAACATCCGCGTCGTCGCCTGGCCGGTCTGCACCAGTGCCAGTCCGCTCGCCCGCTGATGCTCGGGCAGCAGCGGCCCGGCGGCGGCCATCAGGACACCGTCGGTGGCGGCGTAGAAGACACCGTGCAGCACGAGCGCCAGCACCGCGAGCACCCCGCCGTCCACCGGTCCGAGCAGCGCCAGCAGCGCGACGACCAGCGCGACGTGCCCGCCGAGGAACACCTTCCAGCGGCCGACCCGGTCCGAAAGCCTGCCGAGCGGGACGGCGAGCAGCAGGTACACACCGGCGGTTCCCAGTGGCAGCAGGGGGAAGAACACCGCGCCGAGATCCCATCGGCGCTGCAGGACGAGGTAGAGGAACGAGTCGCTGAGGGTGACCAGGCCCAGCAGGGCCGCCCAGACGCAGATCCGGCGGAACGACGCCTGCCGGATCAGGCCCGCGGTCTCCCGCAACGAGACCTTGTGCCTTTCGGCCCTCGGCTTCGGCTGGTGGTCCTTGACCAGGACCAGCAGGATGATCACGCCGATCGCGGCGATACAGAAACTCGTGAAGAACACCGAGTCGTAGCTGCCGAGGCTGAGCCACAGCACGGCCATCGCGACCAGCGGGCCGAGGAACGCGCCGAAGGTGTCCATCGCCCGGTGCACGCCGAACGCGCGGCCGAGGTGCTCGGGGTCGCTGCTCAACGTGATCAGCGCGTCCCGCGGCGCGGTCCGGACGCCCTTGCCGGTGCGGTCGGCCGCGAGGACCGCGCCGATCGCGACGGTGGACGAACCCGCCAGCATCAGGCCGATCTTGCCCAGCGCGGAAAGGCCGTAACCGAAGCAGGCCACCGCTTTGAGCCGCTGCCACCGGTCCGCGAGATGCCCGCCGACGAGCCGGACCAGCGCGGTGACACCGGAATAGAGACCGTCGAGCACGCCGAACTGCAGCGGGCTCAGGCCCAGACCGAGGACGAGGTAGAGCGGGAGTACCGCGGTCACCATCTCCGACGAGATGTCGGTGACCAGGCTGACCAGGCCGAGCGCGACGACGTTCCCGGTGACGGCCCGCTTCATGCCGCTCTTCGGTACTTCCGCCGCGGTGTCCGCTCCCCTGGCGGTGGCGATGTACATGGAGACCTCCTACGCCGCGAGGAGGTGCCGGGTCGCGGTGCACACGGCCGCGACCCGGCACCTGATCACGGGGATCAGTGGCAGGTGTAGGTGGGCGAGGAGTCGATGGTCTTGCCGTCGAGGCCGATCAACTGCGTCGAGAACGCGTTGTCCGACATGTTCAGCTTGAGCACACCGAAGGTCGAGATGGCCTTCGCCGTCGCCGGGTGCTCGGTCTTGACCGGGTAGAGCGTCATCCCGCCGCCACCGCCGATGATCTGCACCGGGCCGTTGACGTCCTTGGCGCCGCTGGCGTTCTGCGGGAAGAACCGCTCGTAGTGGTGGTCGTGCCCGTTGAGCACCAGATCGACCTTGCTCTTGACCATGGTCTCCCAGAGCGTGGCCATCTTCGGGTTGTCGCCGTGGTCACCCGAGGTGTAGCGCGGGTGGTGGTAGTACGCGGCGACGCAGGGCTTGGTGTTGCTCGCCAGATCCTGCTTGATCCAGTTCAGCTGCTCGTCGCTGACCGCGTTCGCGGCGAGGCCGGGCGAGAACTCCGTGCTGTCGATCGCGACGAAGTGCCAGTTGCCCATTTCCCAGCTGTAGTAGGTCTTCCCGTTCGGCGTCGCGATCTTGCCGAAGTACTTCTTGTAGGCGCCCAGCGGAGTGTGGTCGTACGTCTCGTGGTTGCCGGGGACCGGGTGCATGATGTTCTTGTACTTGCCCCAGGTCTTGTCGAAGTAGTTCGTGAAGTCCTCGATATGGGCGTCGTCGTACTGGTTGTCGCCCATGGTGATCACCGCGGCCGGGTTGATCTGCCCGACCAGGTTGGCGGTCTTCGGGTGGATGCACGACGACGAGGACGCCGTGCACTGGTCCGCGATGTCGCCCGCGGCGGCCAGTACGAACGACGAACCGCCGCCCGCCTGCGTGGTCGCCTGGATCTGGCCGCTGGCGGCCGAAGTGTTGCCGGCGGCGTCCTTCGCGCGGACGGTGTAGGTGTACGCGGTCGCCGCGGTCAATCCGCTGTCCGTGTAGGAAGCGCTTTCCGAAGTGCCGACGACCTGGCCGTTGCGCAGCACTTCGTACGCGCTGACACCGACGTTGTCCGTCGAGGCCGTCCACGTGAGGTCCACTGTGGACGAAGTGATCGCGCCGGCCTTGAGGTTCGTCGGCGCGGTGGGCGCCTGGGTGTCGCCGGACGAGTCCGACGTCCCGTAAACCTGCATCTCCCAAAGGGAGTAGCCGTAACTGGTGGCGCGTTTGGTCGCGACGAGGCGCAGGTACCGGCCGCGGGCGGACAGCCCGGTGAGGTCGTCGGTACCGCCGTTGCCGTTGGTGACGGACTTGACCGAGGTCCACGCCGAGCCGTCGTTGGAGACTTCCAGCTTGTACGCGGTGGCGTACGCCGCTTCCCAGTTCAGCTTGACCCGGTTGACGGCGGACGGGCCGCCGAGGTCGATGCGGATGAACTGCGGGTCCGCGCCTTCGGCGCTCGCCCAGCGGGTGCTGGTCTTCCCGTCGACGGCGAGCGGGCCGCCGTACTCCGCGGCCTCGACCGAGGAGACGAGGACAGGTTTTCCTTGGGACAAAAGGACATCAGCGGCCTGGGCGCTTCCGCTGAGCAGCGTCGGCAACAGGATGACGGCCGCGCCTATGGGCAGTAGTCGGGTTCGGGCCTTCACATCGATCTCCCCGGGAATCCGTGGCGGCGGGTTGAGAGGGACGGGTGCGCGGCGTTCACTTCGAGTACACTGTTCGTTTGGTAACTTTCCTAACGAATGCGTACGGTAATCCGTACCACTCAGCGAGTCAAGACGTAGACTCGTCCCATGACCGGCGCCTTGATCTTCGACTTCGACGGAACGCTGGTCGACACCGAAGCGGCCGTCCTCGTGGCGTGGCAGGAAACCTTCCGGGAACGCGGCGGCGAACTCCCCCTCGACGTCTGGCACACCGTGATCGGCACGCAGAACACCGCCATCGCGATGTTCGAACTGCTGGCGAAGGACGACGAGAACCTCGACAGGATCGCGGTCCGCACCGGCGTCCGCGCCCGGGTCACCGAACTGCTGGAATCCGAGGGACCGCGTCCCGGCGTCCAGGAGTACCTCGACGACGCGAAGGAACAAGGCCTCCGGCTCGCGATCGCGTCCAGCTCGACCGGAGACTGGGTCTCCACGCATCTGAACCGGCTCGGCCTCGCGGACGCGTTCGAAGCCGTCCTCACCGGCGACCTCCACGAGGCGAAGCCGAGCCCGGACCTCTACCTCGCCGCTCTCGCCGCGTTGGACCTGCCGCCGTCCGAGGCGATCGCGTTCGAGGACTCACCGCACGGCGTCACCGCGGCGAAGGCCGCCGGGCTGAGGTGTGTCGCGGTGCCGAACCCGATCACCGCGGTGCTGAACTTCGACCACGCCGATCTCGTGCTGGGCTCGCTGGCCGACAAACCCCTCGGGGAGTTACTCGAGCGGTAGGACCTCGCGAGTACCCGCACCGAGCCCGCAGGTCCGTGAAGGCCTCCTTGAGAGACCCAGAGTCCCTCAAGGAGGCCTTCACGGACTACGCGGCCTGCTGAGCGAGTTACTCAGCCGTTGAGCAGCTCACCCAGCCGGGTGAGGAACGGACGCTGGCCCTTGAGTAGCTTCTCCTCCGCTTCGGCGAGCCCGAACCAGGCGACCCTGTCGACCTCCGGGAACTCCTGCGTCCGGCCCGACCGCGGCGGCCACTCCATCTCGAAGGTCCCGGGAACCACCTGAGCGGGATCGAGGTCCCCCTCCACCGCCCAGACCGTCACGACCTTCCCGCCGGACTGCTTCACCTCGCCGAGCGGGCGGTACTCACCCTCCGGCGCCGGCAGCCCCAGTTCCTCCTGGAACTCGCGCCGCGCCGCGGCCTCCGGCGTCTCGTCCGGCTCGTACTCACCCTTG contains these protein-coding regions:
- a CDS encoding metallophosphoesterase, producing the protein MPRILVRVAALIAVLALLFGLPWWTIVGSPELPSALEVLGTIVFAVAAIAVPACMVLGHGPWQRDLAAKIGDLSLGLIWLLFSMSVLGNVLRLVLEVSGVDSAAEIVSGVVVAAFAVLAAYGMVEARRVPRLKELDVVIPRLGAGLDGLRFAIITDTHFGPLNRTKWSEKVVEVVNELDADVVAHAGDLADGSVAKRARQVAPLGKVRAKLGKFYITGNHEYFGEAQAWLDHMRDLGWEPLHNRHLPVRQGGDTLVFAGIDDPTGAASGLPGHGPDLPAALDGVAASTPVVLLAHQPKQVKQAAEAGIDLQISGHTHGGQIWPFHLLVRLDQPVLAGLSRHGERTQLYTSRGTGFWGPPLRVFAPSEITLLTLRNSK
- a CDS encoding DUF998 domain-containing protein, with protein sequence MTIAATRTPLAIPTRALLACGAVSGPLYFLTSFTQAAVRDGFDLTKHPASMLSNGDAGWIQVTNFLVTGVLMIAGAIGLSRTLEPGRGSTWGPRLLGTFGVSLLFAAVFKADPGNGFPVGTGQATVSTAGVLHMAAGSVGFLSLIVATFVFASRFSREGHRGWAVYSRATGVAFFASFAGISSGNANAVVMLAFWAAVLLAWGWVTAVIVRSAR
- a CDS encoding alpha/beta fold hydrolase — translated: MSTVTSQDGTTIAYTRTGSGPAVILVDGAMCHREFGPATPLATELAPHFTVYTYDRRGRGESGDTEPFSVAREVEDIAALIKEAGGTALVYGISSGAALALEAAKAGLPITKLAVYEFPLVVDDTRPPVPSDYTERLEKAIATGRPGTAIKTFMREGVRVPAPVVFMMQLMPAWPKLKKVAPTLRYDAALFDGLHDGTPLPEGRWAGVSVPTLVMDGGKSPAWIRNGVAALAKAVPGAEHRTIEGQTHMLKPKAVAPVLIDYFTG
- a CDS encoding O-acetyl-ADP-ribose deacetylase → MRIELSEGDLTEQRVDVVVNAANSSLLGGGGVDGAIHRRGGPDILTECRALRAGHYGKGLKTGEAVATTAGRLPARWVVHTVGPVWSDSEDRSPLLAACHRNSLHVAADLGAHTVAFPAISTGIFRWPIESAAEIALETVLSTLAAGSSSVEVVRFVLFEKASYDVFREQADALGIPAVGRFT
- a CDS encoding TolB family protein produces the protein MKTRILGVVAAVVVLIAAAVGYGLYSRDRGPGVNAVAVVSGQPVSVQAKGQLLFRNTAEGPDFGHLATVPADSPGQPRKVAGLSCDRFAASAGTALCLAAQPGVLPPVTDVIVLDKDLNEIRRVELPGTPSRGRVSPDGRLVYWTLFVNGDSYAETGFSTRAGILDLSSGQLLKSVEEMALFLDGKQYYSSDVNYWGITFAADGKKFYATVGTKGKTYLVEADYEKFSANMIRENVECPSLSPDGKRIAFKKRVSADLAAPWRLAVLDLASGRETLLAETRSVDDQAAWLDDRTVAYGLESGIWAVPADGSGAAREVVQRGSSPAGV
- a CDS encoding MFS transporter, which translates into the protein MYIATARGADTAAEVPKSGMKRAVTGNVVALGLVSLVTDISSEMVTAVLPLYLVLGLGLSPLQFGVLDGLYSGVTALVRLVGGHLADRWQRLKAVACFGYGLSALGKIGLMLAGSSTVAIGAVLAADRTGKGVRTAPRDALITLSSDPEHLGRAFGVHRAMDTFGAFLGPLVAMAVLWLSLGSYDSVFFTSFCIAAIGVIILLVLVKDHQPKPRAERHKVSLRETAGLIRQASFRRICVWAALLGLVTLSDSFLYLVLQRRWDLGAVFFPLLPLGTAGVYLLLAVPLGRLSDRVGRWKVFLGGHVALVVALLALLGPVDGGVLAVLALVLHGVFYAATDGVLMAAAGPLLPEHQRASGLALVQTGQATTRMFASVLFGLAWTAWDLHAAVLVAAGALVVVIVAAAVLRPLRTYA
- a CDS encoding discoidin domain-containing protein, with the translated sequence MKARTRLLPIGAAVILLPTLLSGSAQAADVLLSQGKPVLVSSVEAAEYGGPLAVDGKTSTRWASAEGADPQFIRIDLGGPSAVNRVKLNWEAAYATAYKLEVSNDGSAWTSVKSVTNGNGGTDDLTGLSARGRYLRLVATKRATSYGYSLWEMQVYGTSDSSGDTQAPTAPTNLKAGAITSSTVDLTWTASTDNVGVSAYEVLRNGQVVGTSESASYTDSGLTAATAYTYTVRAKDAAGNTSAASGQIQATTQAGGGSSFVLAAAGDIADQCTASSSSCIHPKTANLVGQINPAAVITMGDNQYDDAHIEDFTNYFDKTWGKYKNIMHPVPGNHETYDHTPLGAYKKYFGKIATPNGKTYYSWEMGNWHFVAIDSTEFSPGLAANAVSDEQLNWIKQDLASNTKPCVAAYYHHPRYTSGDHGDNPKMATLWETMVKSKVDLVLNGHDHHYERFFPQNASGAKDVNGPVQIIGGGGGMTLYPVKTEHPATAKAISTFGVLKLNMSDNAFSTQLIGLDGKTIDSSPTYTCH
- a CDS encoding HAD family hydrolase; this translates as MTGALIFDFDGTLVDTEAAVLVAWQETFRERGGELPLDVWHTVIGTQNTAIAMFELLAKDDENLDRIAVRTGVRARVTELLESEGPRPGVQEYLDDAKEQGLRLAIASSSTGDWVSTHLNRLGLADAFEAVLTGDLHEAKPSPDLYLAALAALDLPPSEAIAFEDSPHGVTAAKAAGLRCVAVPNPITAVLNFDHADLVLGSLADKPLGELLER
- a CDS encoding NUDIX domain-containing protein, with product MAGKTSAGILLFRRSGEVTEVLLGHMGGPFWAKKDAGGWSVPKGEYEPDETPEAAARREFQEELGLPAPEGEYRPLGEVKQSGGKVVTVWAVEGDLDPAQVVPGTFEMEWPPRSGRTQEFPEVDRVAWFGLAEAEEKLLKGQRPFLTRLGELLNG